GCGGTAGAAAATCGCTCCCGGGCGTCGCTCCACCTCCAGCGGCGTCGGCACCCGGCGCAGCGTCTCGGCGTGCCCCAGGAACAGGCACCCCCCGGGCGTCAGCGCGGCGTACAGCCCCTCGGCGGCGCGCCGCAGCGCCTCGTCGCCGAAGTAGATCAGCACGTTGCGGCAGAGAACCACGTGCTGCGGCCCCAGCGGCTTCCACCACCCCGGGTCCACCAGGTTGGCGCGGCGCAGCTCGACGCCCGCGCGCAGCTCCGGGCGCACCGTCCAGCGCCCCTCGCCGTCTACCTCGAACCAGCGCTCCCGGAACTCCGGCGAGGTGCCGCGGAAGGCGTGCTCGGTGTACGCGGCGGCGCGGGCGCGCTCCAGCGCGGCGGGGTCCAGGTCCACCCCGGTGATCCGCACCCGCCCGGGGGCGAAGAGGCCGCTCTCCCGGACCACCGCGGCCAGCGTGTACACCTCCTCGCCCGCGGCGCAGGCGGCGCTGAGGATGCGCAGCTCCCCGGCGGCCCCCAGGCGCTCGCGGAGCCGCGGGAGGACGTCGCCGCGCAGCACCTCCAGCGTCCCCCGCTCCCGGCAGAAGTAGCTCTCGTTGTTGGTGAGGTGCGGCACCAGCCGCTCCCGCTCCGCCTCGCGCTCCGGGTGGAACTTGACGTGGAAGAGCAGGTCCTCGAACGTGGGGAGCCCCAGCGCGGAGCGGCGCGGCTCCAGCCGGCTCCGCAGGGTGTCCCGCCGCTCCGG
This Longimicrobiaceae bacterium DNA region includes the following protein-coding sequences:
- a CDS encoding CheR family methyltransferase produces the protein MTRPALSEEEFRLWGEWLAEEYGLHFGPERRDTLRSRLEPRRSALGLPTFEDLLFHVKFHPEREAERERLVPHLTNNESYFCRERGTLEVLRGDVLPRLRERLGAAGELRILSAACAAGEEVYTLAAVVRESGLFAPGRVRITGVDLDPAALERARAAAYTEHAFRGTSPEFRERWFEVDGEGRWTVRPELRAGVELRRANLVDPGWWKPLGPQHVVLCRNVLIYFGDEALRRAAEGLYAALTPGGCLFLGHAETLRRVPTPLEVERRPGAIFYRRPEEEG